One window of the Posidoniimonas polymericola genome contains the following:
- a CDS encoding LOG family protein: MTSPNEFSLDAHHEQLPEEVQQNRQAILSSPSYVLAEKDVLFLSEPEMRPVRMQLELQKTEQAMNAEGIESTVVVFGGTQIVPEHQAQSKVKLARLELDGDPDNQRLQRALVRAEKQLEKSRFYDECREFAKIVSSSCQIDGKCEFVITTGGGPGIMEAGNRGAFDVGAKSIGLNIELPHEQEPNPYITPSLCFQFHYFAMRKFHFILRAAALVVFPGGYGTLDELFNTLCLRQTGRMQAIPIILYGRKYWDSIVNLQSLADEGVIADEHLDLVSYAETPEEAWKIIATFHGVD, translated from the coding sequence TCCAGCAGAACCGCCAGGCGATCCTCAGCTCGCCCAGCTACGTGCTGGCAGAGAAGGACGTGTTGTTCCTCTCGGAGCCCGAGATGCGGCCGGTCCGCATGCAGCTGGAGCTGCAGAAGACCGAGCAGGCGATGAACGCCGAGGGGATCGAGTCGACCGTGGTGGTGTTCGGCGGCACGCAGATCGTCCCCGAGCACCAGGCCCAGAGCAAGGTCAAGCTAGCCAGGCTCGAGCTCGACGGCGACCCCGACAACCAGCGGCTGCAGCGGGCGCTGGTGCGGGCCGAGAAGCAGCTCGAGAAGAGCCGCTTCTACGACGAGTGCCGCGAGTTCGCCAAGATCGTCTCGAGCAGCTGCCAGATCGACGGCAAGTGCGAGTTCGTGATCACCACCGGCGGTGGGCCCGGCATCATGGAGGCCGGCAACCGCGGCGCCTTCGACGTCGGCGCCAAGAGCATCGGCCTGAACATCGAGCTGCCGCACGAGCAGGAGCCCAACCCGTACATCACGCCGAGCCTCTGCTTCCAGTTCCACTACTTCGCGATGCGCAAGTTCCACTTCATCCTGCGGGCGGCGGCGCTGGTGGTGTTCCCCGGCGGCTACGGCACGCTCGACGAGCTGTTCAACACGCTCTGCCTGCGGCAGACCGGCCGCATGCAGGCGATCCCGATCATCCTCTACGGACGCAAGTACTGGGACAGCATCGTCAACCTGCAGAGCCTGGCCGACGAGGGCGTGATCGCCGACGAGCACCTCGACCTGGTGAGCTACGCCGAGACCCCCGAGGAGGCGTGGAAGATCATCGCCACGTTCCACGGCGTGGATTAG